One Cervus canadensis isolate Bull #8, Minnesota chromosome 1, ASM1932006v1, whole genome shotgun sequence genomic window carries:
- the RAMP2 gene encoding receptor activity-modifying protein 2, protein MASLRAERAVGGPWLPATRAGRPAALRLLLLLGAVLKPQESLAQLLPTPDGSKSEGKTVLETYGTNVLQCWHDYEVQMDSIKKDWCDWALISRPYSFLRDCLEKGAEEFGLGFPNPWAEAIIFETHHIHFANCSLVQPTFSDPPEDVLLAMIIAPICLIPFLVTLVVWRSKDSEAQT, encoded by the exons ATGGCCTCGCTCCGGGCGGAGCGCGCTGTCGGCGGCCCGTGGCTCCCCGCCACCCGCGCCGGGCGACCGGCTGCgctccgcctcctcctcctgctgggcG ctGTCCTGAAGCCCCAGGAGTCCCTGGCTCAGCTTCTTCCCACCCCAGACGGCTCCAAGTCAGAAG GGAAAACGGTGTTGGAGACCTATGGGACAAATGTCCTACAATGCTGGCACGATTATGAGGTTCAAATGGACTCTATCAAGAAGGACTGGTGTGATTGGGCCCTGATTAGCAG GCCTTATAGCTTCCTTCGAGACTGCTTGGAAAAGGGTGCAGAAGAGTTTGGCCTGGGCTTCCCCAATCCCTGGGCAGAAGCGATCATCTTTGAGACTCACCACATCCACTTTGCCAACTGCTCCCTGGTGCAACCCACCTTCTCAGATCCCCCAGAGGATGTGCTCCTGGCCATGATCATAGCCCCCATCTGCCTCATCCCCTTCCTCGTCACCCTCGTGGTGTGGAGGAGTAAAGACAGTGAAGCCCAGACCTAG
- the VPS25 gene encoding vacuolar protein-sorting-associated protein 25 isoform X2: MAMSFEWPWQYRFPPFFTLQPNVDTRQKQLAAWCSLVLSFCRLHKQSSMTVMEAQESPLFNNVKLQRKLPVESIQVVLEELRKKGNLEWLDKNKSSFLIMWRRPEEWGKLIYQWVTTSPEHSQERERRGRSINNPNITNTHRPFLNRKTTRMRGFQEWPEQLRVHPV, from the exons ATGGCGATGAGTTTCGAGTGGCCGTGGCAGTATCGCTTCCCACCCTTCTTTAC GTTGCAGCCGAACGTGGACACTCGGCAGAAGCAGCTGGCCGCCTGGTGCTCTCTGGTCCTGTCCTTCTGCCGCCTGCACAAACAGTCCAGCATGACGGTGATGGAAGCCCAAGAGAGCCCGCTCTTCAACAACGTGAAGCTCCAGC GGAAGCTGCCCGTGGAATCAATCCAGGTTGTCTTAGAGGAACTGAGGAAGAAAG GGAACCTCGAGTGGTTGGATAAGAACAAGTCTAGCTTCCTGATCATGTGGCGGAGGCCAGAAGAATGGGGGAAGCTCATCTATCAGTGG GTCACCACCAGTCCTGAACATTcccaagagagagagaggaggggaagaagcATCAACAACCCAAATATAACAAACACACACCGCCCATTCCTGAACAGGAAAACAACCAGGATGAGAG GTTTCCAAGAGTGGCCAGAACAACTCCGTGTTCACCCTGTATGA
- the VPS25 gene encoding vacuolar protein-sorting-associated protein 25 isoform X1 yields MAMSFEWPWQYRFPPFFTLQPNVDTRQKQLAAWCSLVLSFCRLHKQSSMTVMEAQESPLFNNVKLQRKLPVESIQVVLEELRKKGNLEWLDKNKSSFLIMWRRPEEWGKLIYQWVSKSGQNNSVFTLYELTNGEDTEDEEFHGLDEATLLRALQALQQEHKAEIITVSDGRGVKFF; encoded by the exons ATGGCGATGAGTTTCGAGTGGCCGTGGCAGTATCGCTTCCCACCCTTCTTTAC GTTGCAGCCGAACGTGGACACTCGGCAGAAGCAGCTGGCCGCCTGGTGCTCTCTGGTCCTGTCCTTCTGCCGCCTGCACAAACAGTCCAGCATGACGGTGATGGAAGCCCAAGAGAGCCCGCTCTTCAACAACGTGAAGCTCCAGC GGAAGCTGCCCGTGGAATCAATCCAGGTTGTCTTAGAGGAACTGAGGAAGAAAG GGAACCTCGAGTGGTTGGATAAGAACAAGTCTAGCTTCCTGATCATGTGGCGGAGGCCAGAAGAATGGGGGAAGCTCATCTATCAGTGG GTTTCCAAGAGTGGCCAGAACAACTCCGTGTTCACCCTGTATGAACTGACCAatggggaagacacagaggatGAGG AGTTCCACGGGCTGGATGAGGCAACCCTACTGCGGGCTCTGCAAGCCCTCCAGCAGGAGCACAAGGCCGAGATCATCACCGTCAGCGATGGCCGAGGTGTCAAGTTCTTCTAG